The region AAATGTAGATTTTGTGCTCTGGGGATTGCCCACACACAGCTGGAGATTGTGGTTAAAAGCAGAGAAGTGGCTGCAGGCCCGGGGCTCCATGAGTCTCAGCTCCACCTCTTGCAGAATGCTGGAGGCTGGTTCATTCACAGCTGTTTGTCCCCAGCCGGCCACCCAGCACATTATCCCGGGATGGATGAAGGTAAAATGGGATGGAAGGGGGATTGTCCCCACGGCCAGGGTCAGGTTGGCTTTCTCCTTCAACTGTGAAGGAAATGAGGGCTGTCAGTGATGGAAATGGGCTTGGGGACGGGTGGAGGCAACCAAGGAGGGACAGGGCAGCTGCTCCACATGAGAGCCAGTTGCAGAGGCTGAGCTGAGGGGTGCTGGTGAGAGGCAGGTTGAAGCCCTGGAGAACAGAGGGCAGGGAGCGGGGAAGAAAGCTCTGGAGAACAGGGagtggggaagaggaagaagaatttgCACCTTCAGTAACATGATGTCGTGGAGACCAACATGCTCATATTTTGGGTAAGGAAACTGTTTCATGACTTCAAGCCTCTGCcatgtgtcttctttcttttgtaagTTATGAGCTCCGAGGATGACTGTTATAGACCTATGTGAGGGAAAAGAAGGACAAGGTGAAACGCTGATGGTGGGGTGTCTGCTGAGATACGCCCACTCTGAGAAAGGGCATGTAGTCTCTCCCAGGGTCAGCgatctcttcccacctcccttttTTGAGCTACTCATGTATGCGAGGGGCTCAGGCTTTACTCAAGGAAGAGCTTTCCCAGGGACAGAGATAATTTCCAGGGCCTTCGGGATGCCAGGGAGTGAGCGGGCCACGGAGGACCCAGGGGACAGGGTAGGTACTTCCTAATCAAGGTGCCCTAATGAGGGCCACCTCTCTGAGGGCAGAGGTGTCCGAGGAAAGGGGGGAGTGGTGGGGTCTCAGGTGGACCCTGTTCTCTGTCTCCCATGGAAAAGATGGGTTCAGGACCCTGAGAACTAAGGGCCAGTGTTCTTGAAAAGGGCATGGAGGAAGTGGTCCAAGAACTGGGTGGGCCCCTGAAGAGTGAGTCCACATCGCTTgtgttggggttggggaggggcagcTGCTTTTAGAAGAGGGGCACTGGGATGAGGTCCCCTTTCCTCTGAGGGGAGCTGAGCTCACAGTGACTGAGGGTCAGGACAGCCGTTCCAGTCTGAGGACGATTTCCTTAAGGCCAAGTATTGTCTCTCCCAAAGAGACCCAGCCCTAGGAGCTCCCTCTCAGGCCCCCGAGGAGCTGTTCCTGGTTGCTCCCCTCCCATTTGGAGATAAACAAGACCCATCGTCTCACCTTCCTGCACAGTGCGCAGCCGTCAGCACAAAGTCCCTTCTTATCAGGAAACCACCACAAGCCGCCAGCTTACCATGCCAGGTGACAATTTGCAGGTAGGCCATGTAGGGGCGGGAGTGTGGCTTGCTCTCTGTGCCCCCGATGATCTCCCCTGGAACACAGAAGCCCAGGGCCTGAACACAGAGGGTGCACCAGCTGGCTTCAAGTTGGAACAGGCGTCTTTGGAATCCGCACTCGCCCTGCGTTCTGCCTTCTTCCTCTCGGGTGGCTCTGGTGTCTGCTGTCTTTGCTCCAGGCACAGCAGCCAAGCTGGCCTCGGATGCCTCGCAGTCATGCTCACCTGAGGTTTTCCCCCAGTCCCATTCTGCCCTCACTCAACCCTCCTCTGTCCCCATGCATGACCAGCTCTCCAGGTTCCTGTTTCCACCATCTCCATATCCCAGGTTGCTCAGAGATCAGCCAAGTTACAAGGCCAGAAGGTGAAGGGAACACAGGACTTTCAGCACCGTGTCACACATTCCATACAGAGAAGACCACCCCTTGGAGCCCCCTGCTCTGGGCTTTCCCTCAGTCAATGTGGGCTCCCTCTTCCTGGGAACGACCATGGGCTGCAGAGAGAGGGTGTGCACAGCCCAAGTGGAAACTTCACTCTGGGGTGTTGGGGAGAAATCCTGGGGTTCTGTTTAAGGGTCAGCAATCTTCCGAGTAAATCTTGTTTTAGGGGTTGGTCCTGCAGCTTCCAGAAGGAGTGGCCGGGAAACTCACCAGCCTGGGTTCTGCAACacaggaggaggagcagcagcagggggaGAGGAGGATGATGCATCTTCTCAGAGAGGCTGCCCAGGGCACGTGCTGCTTCTGTTTTCCAGTCTTGGGTTTTTAACTCCCAACAAGCGAGGGCAGGGCCAGACTGGTAACCGCAGAAACTGACTGGTCACGTACTCTTCTCTCAAACTGCGTCTGCTGTCTTTCTAATGAGAATTTCCCCCAGAGATGCCTTCTGTTTTGTTTGGATGAAGCTGAGGCCTGAACTTCCAAGTTTTGGCCTCAGGGATGAGCTCTCCAGTGTGGTTCCTCATTGGTGTGGAGCTGGAGGGCTCATGTCCTCCCCAGGCAGGGCAGCTGGTTAAGGCCCATCAGAGACATGGGTGGGGGAGCGTCTTTACACTGAGAATTCAGAAGCACATGCACTTTGAAGGCCATGGTGCACATTTTGCAAAAAGCCCCTGTGCATGCACTACATGTATGTGAGTACCTAGCACAACTTATACCCATGCAGGAGAATCAAAAGTTTCAGGAAATGGGGTTTATCCTTAAACGATGTGCAGTGGTCTCCATCAGTTTCTACTTCttgtcattcctttttattccaATCCACAGTAGAATGTAAGCTGCTTGTCACTTAAAGAGGATTACCTGAAACTTGAAACACATGGTATGGATCTTTCTGTTTCTGCAAACCGGTAGTTCACTGGCTTAGAAGAAGGATCCAGAAGATGAAGCTGGAGTCAGCGTCTGTCAGCCCCTTGGGGTCCGAGTCATCCTGTGGGCTCCGCCCAGCTCCCCGCAGTGTCCACTGACTCCACCACTTCCTGAGGGCCAGGCTGTCAGGGTAGGCTGAGCGCTCTCCCCACATCTCCAGTGTCCAGCTCCTTGGAAAGGCGGTCTGCCCTGTGGCTGTGTGCATGTGCTATCCTTGGGATCTGGGGGTCAACAGTGGATGGGGCCTGAGCTGCAACTCAGTGTGTGTGCTGGTCTCCCAAGCAAACATCACGCATAGAGCCTCTGCTCCttgtatttcatgttttaaaactcttacttaattatacaaatataaaaggaGAGTTAGGGCAACAATCATAAAAATGGTTTATTATCATTCCATgcaagttcttttatttttgagaacCTGTTACATTTcttcgttttttaaaaaaattggaaagtgcttccctggtggctcagtggtaaaaatctgcctgtgggagacatgggttcgatctctgattcaagaagatcttgcatgctgcagagcaactaagtccatgcgccacaactactgagccagtgctccagCCCAGGAGCCACGGCAGCTGAGCCCATGTACCCcggctactgaagcctgcgcctctagagcccgcgctctgcaacgagagaagctatcacagtgagaagcctgtgcatcatgACTAGAGAGTAGACTCCTCTTGTTGCAACTAGAGGAAAACCcccctgcagcaacaaagacccaggacagccaaaaacaaacaaataaggtgtgttcatgtgtttgtttttcatataGAGTTAGAGTTTATAATCAGATATGTTTATCAGGATTTCTTATGTCTACATTGATCAGTGGCAGAACTGGAAGCCCAGACCTGTGGGCTGACAGACAATGCGAAAAATGGAGTCTCTGGGTCCCTGGTCTGGGGCCAGCAGTAGCAGCTCTTTCTTGCATGGGGCCGGGCCTGTCTTCTAGGCCTCTTAGGGAAAGTGGTGAAACCTGCATGAGGGCCCTTTAATGGCAGGCTCCTGAGAGCTAGCTAGAGTTCATGCTCCGTTTCCCTTGTTCAGATGTGTATGGGTGTGAGTGCAGGCATCCAACTCAGATGCTGGTGGGTATGGGATTCAGACCACCGAGGGtcacttggaggaggaaattttGGAGAACTTGACCTAACTCAGATTTCTCTTTTGGAAGACCTGGAGACACCGTGTCATTTTTGAAAGAAGATGACAATTGAATGGGGTGACTCTGATGTAGTTCAGGGGCCAGACTCACCCTGGCATTCTAGGGGAACTTTCTTTCGGACTCTCATGGCCCTGCTTCATTGCGACAGCTGTGGTTGACAAAGCCATCCTGAGGACTTCCAGGGCTCAGCCCTCCCCAGCATCCTGAGTTCTCGCACTTGGGAAATCTTCCTCCTTCTCACTTGGCAGATACTTCTCTGGCCCCAGACCCATTATTGAGGGGGATGATGAGGATGGGGCAGAAGTGGGTGTAAGGATGCAAGGTATCAACAGCCCAAGCCTGGGACCATCTCCAGAAAGAGTCACGGGGAGTCTGCTATGGTGCATCTCTGCCCTGAATTGTAGTGTCTGAGGCACAAGGTTTGTGGGAAGAGGAGaagtgagaggaggaggagggaggagcaggagaaggaggaggaggaggaagggctaGGCTGAATAATGGCACCCAGGAATATCCAGGTCCTGATCCTCTGAACCTATGAGTGTCACCTTATATGGTCACGggaactttgcagatgtgattaagaatcttgagatgagGAGATTACCCATGttatccaggtgggccctaaATGTAATTACATGCATCCTTACAAGAGACAAGCAGAGGGAAATTCTACTATGAGAGAAGGCCCTGTGACAAcctcagcagagagagagagaaagagagagatgcaaAGTCACTACTC is a window of Bos indicus isolate NIAB-ARS_2022 breed Sahiwal x Tharparkar chromosome 21, NIAB-ARS_B.indTharparkar_mat_pri_1.0, whole genome shotgun sequence DNA encoding:
- the LOC109575291 gene encoding mast cell protease 2-like, which produces MHHPPLPLLLLLLLCCRTQAGEIIGGTESKPHSRPYMAYLQIVTWHGKLAACGGFLIRRDFVLTAAHCAGRSITVILGAHNLQKKEDTWQRLEVMKQFPYPKYEHVGLHDIMLLKLKEKANLTLAVGTIPLPSHFTFIHPGIMCWVAGWGQTAVNEPASSILQEVELRLMEPRACSHFSAFNHNLQLCVGNPQSTKSTFKGDSGGPLLCAGVAQGIVSYGLSNAKPPAVFTRISPYRPWIDEVLKGN